Genomic DNA from Streptomyces sp. NBC_01571:
GTGTTCGCCTTCGACGGGCAGCTGCTGGCGGACGCGCTCGGCAAGGTGCGGACCGACAACAGCCAGGGCGAGGAGTACCTCACCGACGTTCTGGGCATCCTGCGCGAGGCCGGGCACCGGGTCGGCGCCTCCGTCGCCGCCGACCACCGGGAGATCGCCGGGATCAACAACCGCGTCCAGCTTGCCGCGGCCCGCCGCACCCTCAACGACCGCCTGCTGGAGCGGGCCATGCTCGCCGGCGTCACCGTCGTCGACCCGGCCTCGACCTGGGTCGACGTCACCGTCACCTTCGAGCAGGACGCGATCGTGCACCCCGGCACCCAGTTGCAGGGCGCCACGCATCTCGCCGAGGGCGCCGAGGTCGGGCCCAACTGCCGCCTGAAGGACACCACAGTGGGGGCAGGGGCGCGGGTCGACACCACGGTCGCGGACACCGCCGAGGTCGGCCCCGAAGCCACCGTCGGCCCGTTCGCGTACCTGCGCCCCGGCACCCGCCTCGGCCTCAAGGCCAAGGTCGGCACGTACGTCGAGACGAAGAACGCCACGATCGGCGAGGGCACCAAGGTTCCGCACCTCTCCTACGTGGGCGACGCGACGATCGGCGACCACTCGAACATCGGTGCCGCCAGCGTCTTCGTGAACTACGACGGGCAGGAGAAGCACCACACGACCGTGGGCTCCCACTGCCGTACCGGTTCGGACAACATGTTTGTGGCTCCCGTCACGGTGGGGGACGGCGCGTACACCGCGGCGGGCTCCGTCATCACCAAGGACGTACCGCCCGGTTCGCTCGCCGTGGCCCGTGGCCAGCAGCGGAATATCGAGGGTTGGGTGGCCCGCAAGCGTCCCGGGAGCGCGGCCGCGAAGGCCGCCGAGGCGGCCTCCCGGGAGCCGGAAGGCGAAGCCTGACCGGAAACAGGTGCGTCTGACACGGCGTACCGTGATAAGTGCACACCCGCACCGTGCACCCGCACCCCCAGCTGAGACGGACTCCCGCGCCCAGTGGAGATGTCCTCTCACCATCCAGCTGAGACACCTCTGAGGAGACAGTGCTGTGACCGGGATCAAGACGACCGGCAAGAAGAAGATGATGTTCTTCTCCGGCCGCGCCCACCCCGAGCTTGCTGAGGAGGTCGCCCACAAGCTGGGTGTCGGGGTAGTCCCGACGAAGGCCTTCGACTTCGCCAACGGCGAGATCTACATCCGCTACCAGGAGTCCGCCCGCGGCGCCGACTGCTTCCTGATGCAGAGCCACACGGCTCCCATCAACAAGTGGATCATGGAGCAGCTGATCATGATCGACGCCCTGAAGCGGGCGTCCGCGCGGAGCATCACGGTCATCGTGCCGTTCTACGGTTACGCCCGGCAGGACAAGAAGCACCGCGGACGTGAACCGATCTCGGCACGTCTGATCGCGGACCTGATGAAGACGGCGGGCGCCGACCGCATCCTCACCGTCGACCTGCACACCGACCAGATCCAGGGCTTCTTCGACGGCCCGGTCGACCACCTCTTCGCGCTGCCGATCCTGGCGGACTACGTGGGTGCCAAGGTCGACCGGTCGAAGCTCACCGTCGTCTCCCCGGACGCGGGCCGGGTGCGCGTCGCCGACCGCTGGTGCGACCGTCTGGACGCGCCGCTGGCGATCGTGCACAAGCGCCGCGACAAGGACGTCGCCAACCAGGTCACCGTCCACGAGGTCGTCGGTGACGTGAAGGGCCGCGTCTGTGTCCTCGTCGACGACATGATCGACACGGGTGGCACGATCTGCGCCGCCGCCGACGCTCTCTTCGCGCACGGCGCCGAGGACGTCATCGTCACGGCGACGCACGGTGTGCTCTCCGGTCCGGCCGCCGACCGTCTGAAGAACTCCAAGGTGAGCGAGTTCATCTTCACGGACACCCTGCCGACCCCGGGCGAGCTGGAACTGGACAAGATCACGGTGCTCTCCATCGCGCCGACGATCGCCAACGCGGTGCGTGAGGTCTTCGAGGACGGCTCGGTGACGAGCCTGTTCGAGGAGCAGTAGAGATCCTTTTGGGTGTGGCCTTCCCGCCGAGTAGACTGCGCGAGTTGCTCGGCGAGGGAGGCCACACTTCTGTGTGGCGGTCCGTTATCGACGCGCTCTTCGTAGCAGGCCGATGTTCGGCCGGGTGACTCATCCCCAGGCCCTTCGGGTCCCTTACTACGAGGAGTGAACATGTCCGAGGTCAAGCTCGCCGCCGAGACCCGCACCGAGTTCGGCAAGGGCGCCGCCCGCCGCATCCGCCGCGAGAGCAAGGTTCCCGCGGTCGTCTACGGCCACGGCACCGACCCCGTCCACATCGCGCTGCCGGGCCACGAGCTGCAGCTCGCCCTGCGCACCCCGAACGTCCTGCTCACCCTGGACATCGAGGGCAAGACCGAGCTCGCGATCCCGAAGGCCGTCCAGCGTGACGCCATCAAGGGCTACCTCGAGCACGTCGACCTGCTCCTCGTGAAGCGCGGCGAGAAGGTCAACGTCGAGGTCTACGTCCACACCGAGGGCGAGCTCGCTCCGGGTGCCTACCTGCTCGAGCACGTGCTCAGCACGCTGACGGTCGAGGCCGAGGCCACCCACATCCCGGAGTCGGTCACCGTCTCCATCCAGGGCCTGGAGGCCGGCGCGGCCATCCTCGCCAAGGACATCCCGCTCCCCAAGGGCACCACGCTGGCGATCGACGAGGACGCGGTCGTCCTCCAGGTCCTCGCCGCCCAGGCGGAGGAGGCCCCGGCGGACGCCGAGGCCGAGACCACCGAGGCCTGATTCCTCCAGGAATCGCATGCGCCGGCCGCCGCTCCCTTCCGGGGCGGCGGTCGGTGCGTTGTCCAGGACACAGGCGCATCAAGGACCCATGGGAGACACCGACGTGACGACGGACGCAGGCGCCCCCTGGCTGATCGTGGGCCTCGGCAATCCCGGCCCCGAGTACGCCATGAACCGGCACAACGTGGGCTTCATGGTCGCCGATCTGCTGGCGGAACGGATCGGCGGCAGCTTCAAGCGGGCGGGGAAGGCCCAGGCGCAGGTGATCGAGGGCCGCATCGGCCCGCCCGGTCCGGCGAACCGCCGGGTGATCCTGGCCAAGCCGATGTCGTACATGAACCTGTCCGGCGGCCCGGTGAACGCGCTGCGCGACTTCTACAAGGTCCCGCTCGCCCATGTCGTCGCGATCCACGACGAGCTGGACATCGACTACGGGGTGCTGCGGCTCAAGCTGGGCGGCGGCGACAACGGGCACAACGGGCTGAAGTCCATGACGAAGGCGATGGGTCCCGACTACCACCGGGTGCGCTTCGGCATCGGCCGGCCCCCGGGCCGGATGCAGGTCGCCGACTTCGTGCTCAAGGACTTCGCCTCGGCCGAGCGCAAGGAGCTGGGCTACTTCGTGGACCGGGCCTCGGACGCGGTGGAGTGCCTCGTCATCGACGGGCTGGAACGGGCGCAGGGCACGTACAACTCCTGAGCGGCCGCCAGGGGCGAACGATCTGCTCGTACAACTGTGGACTTGTCCCCCGGCCGAGTTGACCGGACGCAGGACCATGGCCAAGGATCGCCGCCATGCCCGCCGCCGCACACAAGCACCCCCGCAAGAACGCGCAGACGGCGCTGCGGTTCGGGCGGCTCGCGGCGATGGGGACGGTCACGGCACTGATCCTGATCGCGGGTGTCTGGGGCTCCTGGGGCACGGCACAGCACGTGATGCTGAGCAGGGGCCGGGAGCAGGGCACGATGACCGTGACGGCGTGCTCGGAGGAACGGTGCACGGGGCCGTACCGGCCGGTGTCGGCGGGTTCCCGGGCGCGGACCCGCGTCACGATCGAGGAGTCGGCCGCGGTGCGCAAGGGGCGCACGTACGCGGTCACGGTGAAGCCCGGCAGCGGTGACGTGGTCCGCAGCGGCCCGGCCGGACTGCTCTACGCGTGGGTTCCGTTCGGCGGCGCGCTGCTGCTGGCCTCGGTGGTGGTCGCGGGCGGTCTGCGGCGCACCCGGTCGGCCTGGGTGATGGCGGGCGCGGGGCTCGCGCTGCTGACGGCGACGTTCCTGGCCCTGTGAGCCGACGGCGGTACCCCCGGGCCGGGGATACCGCCGTCGGTCCGCCGGGGATCAGCCGGTGTTGCGCAGGCCGGCCGCCACACCGTTGACGGTCAGCAGCAGGGCTCGCGACAGCAGCGGGTCGGGTTCCGCGCCGGCCGCGGCCTCGTCGCGCTGGCGCTTGAGCAGGGCGACCTGGAGGTAGGAGATCGGGTCCAGGTAGGCGTCGCGGATCGAGAAGGTCTGCTGGAGCACGGGGTTGGTGTCCAGGAGCCGTTCACCGCCCGTCACGCGCAGCACTTCGCTGACGGTCAGCCGGTGCTCGGCCTCGATGGTGGCGAACACGTGCTTCAGCTCGTCGGGGACGAGCGTGTCGACGTAGTGCCGGGCGATCCGCAGGTCCGTCTTCGCGAGCGTCATCTCGACGTTGGAGAGGAAGTTGCGGAAGAAGTGCCACTGCTCGTGCATCTCGTCGAGCACGGTGTCGAGGCCGGCCTCGCGCAGGGCCTTCAGACCCGAGCCGACACCGAACCAGCCCGGCACGATCTGCCGCGACTGGGTCCAGCCGAAGACCCACGGGATGGCGCGCAGTCCGTCGAGCGAGACGCCCGAGCCGGGGCGCCGGGAGGGCCGCGAGCCCAGGTGCAGGTCGGCGAGCTGGTCGACCGGCGTGGAGGCGAGGAAGTACGTCGGCAGGTCCGGGTCCTCGACGAGCCGCCGGTAGGCGGAGTGGGCGGCCTCGGAGACGACGTCCATGGCCGCGTCCCAGCGGGCCAGTGCCTCGTCGGACTGGCGCGGGGCGGTGTGCAGGGCGGATGCCTGGAGGGTGGCGGCGACCGTCAGTTCCAGGTTCTCCCGGGCCAGCGAGGGCACGAGGTACTTGTCGGAGATGACCTCGCCCTGCTCGGTCACCTTGATCTCGCCCTCGAGGGTGCCCCAGGGCTGCGCGAGGATCGCGTCGTGGGAGGGGCCGCCGCCACGGCCGACGGTGCCGCCCCGGCCGTGGAAGAGCCGCAGCCGCACGCCGTACCGGTGGGCGACGTCGCGCAGCCGTCGCTGGGCGCGGTGGATCTCCCACTGGGAGGTCGTGATGCCGCCGAACTTCGAGGAGTCCGAGTAGCCGAGCATGACCTCCTGGACGTCTCCGCGCAGCGCCACGAGGCG
This window encodes:
- the glmU gene encoding bifunctional UDP-N-acetylglucosamine diphosphorylase/glucosamine-1-phosphate N-acetyltransferase GlmU; its protein translation is MSANRPAAVVVLAAGEGTRMKSATPKVLHELCGRSLVGHVLAAARALEPENLVVVVGHAREQVTAHLAAADPAVRTAVQAEQNGTGHAVRMALEELGGGIDGTVVVVCGDTPLLSGETLRRLASAHDTDGNAVTVLTAEVPDATGYGRIVRDGASGAVTAIVEHKDATESQRAIREINSGVFAFDGQLLADALGKVRTDNSQGEEYLTDVLGILREAGHRVGASVAADHREIAGINNRVQLAAARRTLNDRLLERAMLAGVTVVDPASTWVDVTVTFEQDAIVHPGTQLQGATHLAEGAEVGPNCRLKDTTVGAGARVDTTVADTAEVGPEATVGPFAYLRPGTRLGLKAKVGTYVETKNATIGEGTKVPHLSYVGDATIGDHSNIGAASVFVNYDGQEKHHTTVGSHCRTGSDNMFVAPVTVGDGAYTAAGSVITKDVPPGSLAVARGQQRNIEGWVARKRPGSAAAKAAEAASREPEGEA
- a CDS encoding ribose-phosphate diphosphokinase — translated: MTGIKTTGKKKMMFFSGRAHPELAEEVAHKLGVGVVPTKAFDFANGEIYIRYQESARGADCFLMQSHTAPINKWIMEQLIMIDALKRASARSITVIVPFYGYARQDKKHRGREPISARLIADLMKTAGADRILTVDLHTDQIQGFFDGPVDHLFALPILADYVGAKVDRSKLTVVSPDAGRVRVADRWCDRLDAPLAIVHKRRDKDVANQVTVHEVVGDVKGRVCVLVDDMIDTGGTICAAADALFAHGAEDVIVTATHGVLSGPAADRLKNSKVSEFIFTDTLPTPGELELDKITVLSIAPTIANAVREVFEDGSVTSLFEEQ
- a CDS encoding 50S ribosomal protein L25/general stress protein Ctc, coding for MSEVKLAAETRTEFGKGAARRIRRESKVPAVVYGHGTDPVHIALPGHELQLALRTPNVLLTLDIEGKTELAIPKAVQRDAIKGYLEHVDLLLVKRGEKVNVEVYVHTEGELAPGAYLLEHVLSTLTVEAEATHIPESVTVSIQGLEAGAAILAKDIPLPKGTTLAIDEDAVVLQVLAAQAEEAPADAEAETTEA
- the pth gene encoding aminoacyl-tRNA hydrolase, with the protein product MGDTDVTTDAGAPWLIVGLGNPGPEYAMNRHNVGFMVADLLAERIGGSFKRAGKAQAQVIEGRIGPPGPANRRVILAKPMSYMNLSGGPVNALRDFYKVPLAHVVAIHDELDIDYGVLRLKLGGGDNGHNGLKSMTKAMGPDYHRVRFGIGRPPGRMQVADFVLKDFASAERKELGYFVDRASDAVECLVIDGLERAQGTYNS